From the Tripterygium wilfordii isolate XIE 37 chromosome 6, ASM1340144v1, whole genome shotgun sequence genome, one window contains:
- the LOC119999670 gene encoding uncharacterized protein LOC119999670 isoform X2 produces MYGGGSLWGSAVVKEEGRAVSLIVGFANQGRERVKDKRIHEGGKRCEERRARYVRQTPSQVQEIPARSRGSMINCTFAASTKNVDGAEGFCKILRNLNDLDSFAYLMLLKTNVAANKEASEMRRRLDEDNIEMSSEIVNLLEKVCPK; encoded by the exons ATGTACGGTGGCGGCAGTTTATGGGGAAGCGCCGTTGTCAAGGAAGAAGGTAGGGCTGTATCCTTGATTGTCGGCTTTGCCAATCAAGGGAGAGAGCGTGTCAAAGATAAACGAATTCATGAAGGAGGGAAACGCTGTGAGGAAAGACGAGCTAGATACGTGCGTCAGACACCTTCGCAAGTACAAGAGATACCAGCACGCTCTAGAG GGTCAATGATCAATTGCACGTTTGCTGCGTCTACAAAAAATGTCGACGGTGCTGAGGGGTTCTGTAAGATTTTGAGGAATCTTAATGATCTTGATTCTTTTGCCTACCTTATGTTGTTGAAGACTAATGTAGCTGCCAACAAAGAGGCTTCAGAGATGCGCCGGAGGTTAGATGAAGACAACATTGAAATGAGTAGTGAGATTGTCAATTTACTTGAAAAAGTTTGCCCCAAATAG
- the LOC119999670 gene encoding uncharacterized protein LOC119999670 isoform X1 produces MYGGGSLWGSAVVKEEGRAVSLIVGFANQGRERVKDKRIHEGGKRCEERRARYVRQTPSQVQEIPARSRVFMIFKGSMINCTFAASTKNVDGAEGFCKILRNLNDLDSFAYLMLLKTNVAANKEASEMRRRLDEDNIEMSSEIVNLLEKVCPK; encoded by the exons ATGTACGGTGGCGGCAGTTTATGGGGAAGCGCCGTTGTCAAGGAAGAAGGTAGGGCTGTATCCTTGATTGTCGGCTTTGCCAATCAAGGGAGAGAGCGTGTCAAAGATAAACGAATTCATGAAGGAGGGAAACGCTGTGAGGAAAGACGAGCTAGATACGTGCGTCAGACACCTTCGCAAGTACAAGAGATACCAGCACGCTCTAGAG TTTTCATGATATTCAAAGGGTCAATGATCAATTGCACGTTTGCTGCGTCTACAAAAAATGTCGACGGTGCTGAGGGGTTCTGTAAGATTTTGAGGAATCTTAATGATCTTGATTCTTTTGCCTACCTTATGTTGTTGAAGACTAATGTAGCTGCCAACAAAGAGGCTTCAGAGATGCGCCGGAGGTTAGATGAAGACAACATTGAAATGAGTAGTGAGATTGTCAATTTACTTGAAAAAGTTTGCCCCAAATAG
- the LOC119999669 gene encoding peptidyl-prolyl cis-trans isomerase CYP21-4-like, with amino-acid sequence MARIKPQALLQQSKKKKVPSQISVTTILLYSLIVVLIVFSLFATYRHWSQRSRNQRELGESGFEDENRLTGSKKYNPPEYAIINTSKGPITVELFKDSSPEVVAEFIDSCQKGHFKGMLFHHVMKHVVIRAGSVNNLGAPEEWTLRGKRDSHLDTSSKHGAFMLGTSKTKHDSKGFELFITTAPLPILNEKLTVFGRVIKGDDVVQEIEEVDTNEHYQPKSPVGINNVTLKLKI; translated from the exons ATGGCAAGGATCAAACCTCAAGCTTTGCTACAacaaagcaagaagaagaaggtgccGAGTCAAATTAGTGTCACTACTATTCTTTTGTACAGCTTGATTGTTGTCTTGATTGTCTTCTCCCTTTTTGCTACATACAGACATTGGTCCCAAAG GTCAAGAAATCAGAGAGAACTTGGAGAATCTGGGTTTGAG GACGAAAATCGTTTGACTGGCTCAAAGAAATACAATCCTCCTGAATATGCT ATTATAAATACCTCAAAAGGCCCTATAACAGTGGAACTTTTCAAGGATAGTTCTCCTGAAGTTGTTGCTGAATTCATAGACTCATG TCAAAAGGGGCACTTCAAGGGGATGCTTTTTCACCATGTAATGAAGCACGTGGTGATTCGAGCAGGGAGTGTTAATAATCTAGGGGCGCCAGAAGAGTGGACTTTGAGAGGAAAGCGTGACAGTCATCTAGACACGAG TTCAAAACATGGGGCATTCATGCTTGGAACCTCTAAGACTAAACATGATAGCAAGGGATTTGAGCTCTTCATTACAACAGCACCACTCCCAATACTAAATGAGAAGCTTACAGTTTTCGGTAGGGTCATTAAAGGAGATGATGTTGTTCAG GAAATTGAAGAGGTTGATACGAATGAGCATTATCAACCAAAATCACCTGTAGGGATCAACAATGTGACTTTGAAACTTAAAATCTGA
- the LOC119999671 gene encoding uncharacterized protein LOC119999671 isoform X2, translating to MECFCMILATMLLFSWKVQRQDSLMSILSMTLVPSPSVQSEDDLKSVLSGITYRRAMLHHVGAPLSQSIAPVTYMWRPSHQQSRENDGNDSAADGSMEPQRIACCSTFRQLWVWIHASAFVEGYDTLKIACQKEMGERGILINCLSLEGQLAKIEVMGSNAFQLLQKTLHPVTCVPDNYWQLKHCSSEADTCSQVKNSSILKDEESVSSLEVLSLTVKDPRALPQKRTSDDPDLPNTSVVNNTPDIDGHVSVPKVVEENKGLFPLSQSVPEENERFSDKKSLWDVCNGLDPPVEETVICLERHCLLMDSFCVDDPKATILKTSENTQCSRSCPVMLLKTYEQKGSLPRWSLVLPLSWAKVFWTSFVSKGAHPIGLREKHWIACEVGLPCFPSDFPDCNAYSSLMATEAAANDSKAERRPPAIRPFRTPMPPPWDCVRGFSISRGIEIGITQTSSQKDVVHGNLPSNSNYNFDVASINHHGNSFDGIVARASCVLTHFLNETHGDRLLLFPQAPNSNADLLKFMKDESKLCQGQNGKAVIDCSNKLCFLRVLIHAFKEGAFEEEAVVCAPRLSDISLWISSSESFDGKLQMPQSAVRSYFKEQSSGKWELQIPDDLALMESHRWPIGFVTTGFVRGSKKPAAVAFCEASMLARLRKEQWNDFPVKRRRKEIYVLVRNIKSSAYRLALASIVLEQQEDDVEFL from the exons ATGGAGTGCTTTTGCATGATTCTAGCTACTATGTTGCTGTTCAGTTGGAAGGTCCAGAGGCAG GATTCATTAATGTCAATACTAAGCATGACATTGGTGCCTTCACCATCTGTTCAATCTGAAGATGATTTGAAGTCTGTTCTTTCTGGCATTACCTACAGAAGAGCCATG CTTCATCATGTTGGAGCACCTCTTTCTCAATCAATTGCTCCTGTGACCTATATGTGGCGGCCTTCTCACCAGCAGAGTAGAGAAAATGATGGTAATGACTCTGCTGCTGATGGAAGTATGGAACCACAGAGGATTGCTTGCTGTTCAACTTTTCGCCAGCTTTGGGTGTGGATACATGCTTCTGCTTTTGTTGAGGGATATGATACCCTAAAAATTGCTTGTCAAAAGGAG ATGGGTGAGAGAGGCATCTTGATTAATTGTCTCTCACTTGAGGGTCAACTTGCAAAAATAGAAGTTATGGGATCAAATGCATTTCAACTTCTTCAAAAAACATTACACCCTGTTACTTG TGTTCCGGATAATTATTGGCAATTGAAGCATTGTTCTTCTGAGGCTGATACATGTTCTCAAGTTAAGAATTCTTCCATACTTAAAGATGAGGAGAGCGTTTCTTCTCTTGAAGTTTTATCTCTAACCGTCAAGGATCCTCGTGCATTGCCACAGAAAAGAACTTCAGATGATCCAGATTTGCCGAATACTTCTGTAGTCAATAATACGCCAGACATTGATGGACATGTCTCTGTACCCAAAGTTGTGGAGGAGAATAAAGGGTTATTTCCTCTATCACAGTCAGTGCCTGAGGAAAATGAGAGATTTTCTGACAAAAAAAGTTTGTGGGATGTTTGCAATGGATTAGATCCCCCTGTGGAAGAGACTGTTATTTGTTTGGAGAGACATTGCCTACTCATGGATTCCTTCTGCGTCGATGATCCTAAAGCCACGATCTTAAAGACATCAGAGAATACACAGTGTTCACGATCTTGCCCTGTTATGCTTCTTAAAACTTATGAGCAGAAGGGCTCACTTCCAAG GTGGTCACTTGTGCTCCCCTTAAGTTGGGCCAAGGTTTTCTGGACTAGTTTTGTATCCAAGGGGGCTCATCCAATTGGTCTTCGTGAGAAACATTGGATAGCATGTGAA GTTGGCTTGCCATGTTTTCCTTCTGATTTCCCTGATTGCAATGCATACTCGTCCCTTATGGCAACTGAAGCTGCTGCAAATGACAGTAAAGCAGAGAGACGTCCTCCTGCTATACGACCTTTCAGAACTCCTATGCCACCCCCATGGGATTGTGTCCGCGGTTTCTCTATTAGTAGAGGCATTGAGATAGGAATTACCCAAACCTCTAGCCAGAAAGATGTGGTTCACGGaaatttaccatcaaattcgAACTATAATTTCGATGTGGCATCAATCAACCATCATGGCAATTCATTTGATGGAATTGTGGCAAGGGCATCCTGTGTGCTTACTCATTTCTTGAACGAAACCCATGGGGATAGGTTACTTTTATTTCCTCAAGCTCCAAATAGCAATGCAGAtcttttaaaatttatgaaGGATGAAAGTAAGCTTTGTCAGGGTCAAAATGGAAAAGCTGTCATCGACTGCAGCAATAAGTTGTGTTTTCTTAGAGTTCTTATCCATGCATTTAAGGAGGGTGCTTTTGAGGAAGAAGCAGTTGTTTGCGCACCTCGTCTTAGTGATATATCATTGTGGATATCTAG TTCGGAAAGCTTTGATGGCAAACTTCAAATGCCTCAGTCTGCTGTGAGATcatacttcaaagaacagtcCTCCGGTAAATGGGAACTCCAAATACCAGATGACCTTGCTTTAATGGAATCTCACCGATGGCCAATTGGGTTTGTCACAACTGGATTTGTTCGAGGGAG CAAGAAGCCAGCAGCAGTGGCTTTTTGTGAGGCATCGATGTTAGCTCGTCTTAGGAAAGAGCAATGGAATGATTTCCCCGTGAAGCGGCGGAGAAAGGAGATATATGTTCTTGTTAGGAACATAAAATCTTCAGCATATAGACTTGCACTTGCCTCCATTGTTCTGGAACAACAGGAAGACGATGTGGAATTTCTGTGA
- the LOC119999671 gene encoding ribonucleases P/MRP protein subunit POP1 isoform X1 translates to MATDRSRCSQVSTSVPPRKINVHKFAEARGSELEALQSIVASRLDGDFKSRRNKRRRTTAHNKQAGKKRGRKRQKLGVGHKSNDLAMEQDQKKVSRRVRRRYELRRNPISGFCTSGDGTKRLRTHVWHAKRFTMTKLWGFHLPLGLQGRGRGSRALLKWFKDGVLLHDSSYYVAVQLEGPEDSLMSILSMTLVPSPSVQSEDDLKSVLSGITYRRAMLHHVGAPLSQSIAPVTYMWRPSHQQSRENDGNDSAADGSMEPQRIACCSTFRQLWVWIHASAFVEGYDTLKIACQKEMGERGILINCLSLEGQLAKIEVMGSNAFQLLQKTLHPVTCVPDNYWQLKHCSSEADTCSQVKNSSILKDEESVSSLEVLSLTVKDPRALPQKRTSDDPDLPNTSVVNNTPDIDGHVSVPKVVEENKGLFPLSQSVPEENERFSDKKSLWDVCNGLDPPVEETVICLERHCLLMDSFCVDDPKATILKTSENTQCSRSCPVMLLKTYEQKGSLPRWSLVLPLSWAKVFWTSFVSKGAHPIGLREKHWIACEVGLPCFPSDFPDCNAYSSLMATEAAANDSKAERRPPAIRPFRTPMPPPWDCVRGFSISRGIEIGITQTSSQKDVVHGNLPSNSNYNFDVASINHHGNSFDGIVARASCVLTHFLNETHGDRLLLFPQAPNSNADLLKFMKDESKLCQGQNGKAVIDCSNKLCFLRVLIHAFKEGAFEEEAVVCAPRLSDISLWISSSESFDGKLQMPQSAVRSYFKEQSSGKWELQIPDDLALMESHRWPIGFVTTGFVRGSKKPAAVAFCEASMLARLRKEQWNDFPVKRRRKEIYVLVRNIKSSAYRLALASIVLEQQEDDVEFL, encoded by the exons ATGGCTACAGATCGAAGCAGATGCTCTCAAGTTTCAACTTCAGTTCCACCTCGAAAGATCAATGTGCATAAATTTGCGGAGGCCAGGGGATCTGAGCTTGAGGCTCTTCAGTCAATTGTAGCAAGTCGATTGGACGGTGATTTCAAGTCTCGGAGAAACAAGAGGAGAAGAACCACCGCGCACAACAAGCAAGCGGGGAAGAAGAGAGGTAGAAAGAGGCAGAAGTTGGGTGTTGGCCATAAAAGCAATGACTTGGCCATGGAACAGGACCAGAAGAAGGTTTCTCGACGCGTTCGTCGGAGATATGAGCTTAGAAGGAATCCTATAAGTGGGTTCTGTACTTCAGGAGATGGGACGAAGAGACTCAGAACACATGTTTGGCATGCAAAGCGGTTCACTATGACAAAGCTGTGGGGTTTCCACCTTCCTTTGGGTTTACAGGGCAG AGGAAGGGGGTCTAGGGCACTCTTGAAGTGGTTCAAAGATGGAGTGCTTTTGCATGATTCTAGCTACTATGTTGCTGTTCAGTTGGAAGGTCCAGAG GATTCATTAATGTCAATACTAAGCATGACATTGGTGCCTTCACCATCTGTTCAATCTGAAGATGATTTGAAGTCTGTTCTTTCTGGCATTACCTACAGAAGAGCCATG CTTCATCATGTTGGAGCACCTCTTTCTCAATCAATTGCTCCTGTGACCTATATGTGGCGGCCTTCTCACCAGCAGAGTAGAGAAAATGATGGTAATGACTCTGCTGCTGATGGAAGTATGGAACCACAGAGGATTGCTTGCTGTTCAACTTTTCGCCAGCTTTGGGTGTGGATACATGCTTCTGCTTTTGTTGAGGGATATGATACCCTAAAAATTGCTTGTCAAAAGGAG ATGGGTGAGAGAGGCATCTTGATTAATTGTCTCTCACTTGAGGGTCAACTTGCAAAAATAGAAGTTATGGGATCAAATGCATTTCAACTTCTTCAAAAAACATTACACCCTGTTACTTG TGTTCCGGATAATTATTGGCAATTGAAGCATTGTTCTTCTGAGGCTGATACATGTTCTCAAGTTAAGAATTCTTCCATACTTAAAGATGAGGAGAGCGTTTCTTCTCTTGAAGTTTTATCTCTAACCGTCAAGGATCCTCGTGCATTGCCACAGAAAAGAACTTCAGATGATCCAGATTTGCCGAATACTTCTGTAGTCAATAATACGCCAGACATTGATGGACATGTCTCTGTACCCAAAGTTGTGGAGGAGAATAAAGGGTTATTTCCTCTATCACAGTCAGTGCCTGAGGAAAATGAGAGATTTTCTGACAAAAAAAGTTTGTGGGATGTTTGCAATGGATTAGATCCCCCTGTGGAAGAGACTGTTATTTGTTTGGAGAGACATTGCCTACTCATGGATTCCTTCTGCGTCGATGATCCTAAAGCCACGATCTTAAAGACATCAGAGAATACACAGTGTTCACGATCTTGCCCTGTTATGCTTCTTAAAACTTATGAGCAGAAGGGCTCACTTCCAAG GTGGTCACTTGTGCTCCCCTTAAGTTGGGCCAAGGTTTTCTGGACTAGTTTTGTATCCAAGGGGGCTCATCCAATTGGTCTTCGTGAGAAACATTGGATAGCATGTGAA GTTGGCTTGCCATGTTTTCCTTCTGATTTCCCTGATTGCAATGCATACTCGTCCCTTATGGCAACTGAAGCTGCTGCAAATGACAGTAAAGCAGAGAGACGTCCTCCTGCTATACGACCTTTCAGAACTCCTATGCCACCCCCATGGGATTGTGTCCGCGGTTTCTCTATTAGTAGAGGCATTGAGATAGGAATTACCCAAACCTCTAGCCAGAAAGATGTGGTTCACGGaaatttaccatcaaattcgAACTATAATTTCGATGTGGCATCAATCAACCATCATGGCAATTCATTTGATGGAATTGTGGCAAGGGCATCCTGTGTGCTTACTCATTTCTTGAACGAAACCCATGGGGATAGGTTACTTTTATTTCCTCAAGCTCCAAATAGCAATGCAGAtcttttaaaatttatgaaGGATGAAAGTAAGCTTTGTCAGGGTCAAAATGGAAAAGCTGTCATCGACTGCAGCAATAAGTTGTGTTTTCTTAGAGTTCTTATCCATGCATTTAAGGAGGGTGCTTTTGAGGAAGAAGCAGTTGTTTGCGCACCTCGTCTTAGTGATATATCATTGTGGATATCTAG TTCGGAAAGCTTTGATGGCAAACTTCAAATGCCTCAGTCTGCTGTGAGATcatacttcaaagaacagtcCTCCGGTAAATGGGAACTCCAAATACCAGATGACCTTGCTTTAATGGAATCTCACCGATGGCCAATTGGGTTTGTCACAACTGGATTTGTTCGAGGGAG CAAGAAGCCAGCAGCAGTGGCTTTTTGTGAGGCATCGATGTTAGCTCGTCTTAGGAAAGAGCAATGGAATGATTTCCCCGTGAAGCGGCGGAGAAAGGAGATATATGTTCTTGTTAGGAACATAAAATCTTCAGCATATAGACTTGCACTTGCCTCCATTGTTCTGGAACAACAGGAAGACGATGTGGAATTTCTGTGA
- the LOC120000191 gene encoding uncharacterized protein LOC120000191 translates to MLRLLSVLSVLGCALIVGRVNSHQESGEWNCDSDSEIRVQAEFKPGLVTIDGRPDDWKDIEGFEFSLLPALDPDEDKEYKGGKMNVKALHDGKDVRFLLQVDGDYAYSKGDNSKCPSVALMFQIGGDATYHNMGGCKEGTDSCTQKSCKGHEVDIMHFSIGNAIPGRIYGGNPIDNKEGNGGDRFGHLVDLYSWNPHCRYLDGVGPSGNDTSAQNNWEGAWWHSSFTVPSGFVEEDSPYSSSGHKGTYYFEFSRPLRTMDRLQQDAQFTIGGTGKMSVAFWYPVDGSPWHGSGHYSVNCDWVPLDISSGSSMLTQSAEGSSTDVGSAFALLLSVVSLCLSVYTGYRVMRPKSVPFTPMENL, encoded by the exons ATGCTTCGGCTTCTCTCAGTGCTATCCGTCTTAGGCTGCGCACTGATCGTCGGACGGGTCAACTCGCACCAGGAATCGGGCGAGTGGAACTGCGACTCCGACTCGGAGATCCGAGTGCAGGCTGAGTTCAAACCTGGACTCGTCACCATCGATGGGCGCCCCGATGACTGGAAGGACATTGAAGGATTCGAGTTCTCTCTCCTCCCCGCTCTGGATCCTGACGAGGATAAGGAGTACAAAGGAGGTAAAATGAATGTTAAG GCTTTACATGACGGCAAGGATGTACGCTTCTTGTTGCAAGTTGATGGGGACTATGCGTACTCGAAAGG TGACAATAGCAAATGCCCATCTGTTGCtctcatgtttcaaattggggGTGATGCAACTTATCATAAT ATGGGTGGCTGTAAGGAAGGTACCGACTCTTGCACCCAGAAGAGTTGCAAAGGCCATGAAGTTGACATTATGCACTTTTCAATTGGAAATGCTATACCAGGACGCATCTATGGTGGCAATCCAATAGACAACAAAGAAGGAAATGGAGGTGACAG GTTTGGTCATTTGGTTGATCTTTACTCCTGGAACCCGCATTGCAGATACCTGGATGGAGTTGGTCCTTCTG GTAATGATACAAGTGCACAAAATAACTGGGAAGGGGCTTGGTGGCACAGTAGTTTCACGGTTCCTTCAG GTTTTGTAGAGGAAGATAGTCCATATTCATCATCTGGACATAAGGGGACATACTATTTTGAATTCTCAAGGCCTTTGAGAACCATGGATCGCCTACAACAG GATGCTCAGTTTACAATTGGTGGAACTGGCAAGATGTCTGTTGCATTCTGGTATCCAGTCGATGGGAGTCCATGGCATGGATCTGGACATTATTCTGTTAACTGCGACTGGGTGCCGTTGGATATTAGTTCAGGAAGTTCCATGCTGACCCAGTCGGCCGAAGGCAGCTCAACGGACGTTGGCAGTGCTTTTGCCCTTCTACTGTCAGTAGTCTCCTTGTGCCTTTCTGTTTACACAGGATATCGAGTCATGCGACCCAAGAGTGTCCCATTTACGCCCATGGAAAATCTTTAA